Proteins co-encoded in one Juglans regia cultivar Chandler chromosome 16, Walnut 2.0, whole genome shotgun sequence genomic window:
- the LOC109004822 gene encoding uncharacterized protein LOC109004822 translates to MEDLERGCGKLKLTEEENEVIEVSEDFMIKGTEKGNNSLVGKLLSDRKVNKEVIRSTMKKIWKLNGSFVFYNIVPNMFVISFENQKDRERVLEGKPWLFDNQLFVLKLFDGLTPPQKMNFDFEEFWVHLNNLPLACMSREVGMQIGATVGSVKGVDIREDGIGWGSFLRVKIEIDLRKKITRGRIANVMGNKLWIPLSYEKLPKVCFKCGKIFHGGEGCLETEGINDKLQYGVWLRASYSGRGKSSESSSNKISGNMSESEGEFNHTVGSLGEKELGDGGNESQAVKGKGAQQVFDKNSGTGERTEGVGRSGKTVEECGVVTRLQQLEHDKEMSENFGGEERRRWKRRARGAVTKDTRGSCLGGKRKLRSEKPGDNSKGASKKGKACMEEGGSKHDVMLVEAASQLHQQQ, encoded by the coding sequence AGAGAGGATGTGGTAAACTTAAGCTTACggaagaggaaaatgaagtgATTGAGGTGAGTGAAGATTTCATGATCAAGGGGACGGAGAAGGGTAATAATAGCTTGGTGGGGAAGTTGCTATCTGACCGAAAAGTGAACAAAGAGGTGATCAGATCTACTATGAAAAAAATCTGGAAACTGAATGGCTCCTTTGTGTTCTATAATATTGTGCCCAACATGTTTGTTATATCGTTTGAGAACCAGAAGGATAGAGAGAGAGTCCTGGAGGGGAAGCCGTGGCTGTTCGATAATCAACtgtttgttttgaagttgtttgaTGGCTTAACCCCCCCGCAGAAAATGAACTTTGATTTCGAGGAATTCTGGGTACACCTAAACAATCTACCTTTAGCATGCATGTCAAGAGAAGTGGGAATGCAGATTGGAGCTACGGTTGGAAGTGTAAAAGGTGTGGATATAAGGGAGGATGGAATAGGATGGGGAAGCTTTCTAAGGGTTAAGATAGAAATAGACCtgagaaagaaaattacaagGGGTCGAATAGCTAATGTAATGGGCAACAAATTGTGGATTCCATTGAGCTATGAGAAGCTCCCTAAAGTGTGCTTTAAATGCGGCAAGATCTTCCATGGGGGTGAGGGCTGTCTCGAGACGGAAGGTATTAATGATAAACTTCAATATGGGGTATGGCTTAGAGCTAGCTATTCGGGAAGGGGAAAATCTTCAGAGTCTTCGAGCAATAAGATCAGCGGGAATATGAGTGAGAGTGAGGGTGAGTTTAATCATACTGTTGGGTCTTTGGGAGAAAAGGAATTGGGAGACGGGGGGAATGAGTCGCAGGCAGTGAAGGGAAAGGGTGCACAACAAGTGTTTGATAAAAACTCTGGGACAGGGGAGAGGACTGAAGGGGTAGGCAGAAGTGGGAAGACGGTGGAGGAGTGTGGGGTAGTGACTAGATTACAGCAACTAGAACATGATAAGGAGATGTCTGAAAACTTTGGGGGAGAGGAGAGAAGAAGGTGGAAAAGAAGGGCTAGAGGGGCAGTTACAAAGGATACACGAGGTTCTTGTTTGGGGGGAAAACGCAAGCTGAGAAGCGAGAAACCTGGAGACAACAGTAAGGGAGCATCAAAAAAAGGGAAAGCATGTATGGAGGAGGGAGGTTCAAAACATGATGTGATGTTGGTGGAGGCTGCTAGTCAGCTCCACCAACAACAATGA